The segment ATACAGTTCTTGCGGAGCGTGGCGGTGTATGTCAGGGCTACGCCTTACTTGCACATACAATGCTGCAAAAGCTAGGCATTGAAACAAAATATATTGTCGGCTATGTTGGTCAGGAGGGACATGCGTGGAATTTAGTAAAGCTAGATGGTGAGTGGTATCATCTCGATACAACATGGAATGATCCAGTGCCAGATCGTAAAGGGGCAATTCGCTATCAATACTTTTTAGTGGATGATCGTACAATGGCAAAAGACCATACATGGATTGCTGAGGATTACCCAAAAGCAACAAGCACCCTTTATAGCTATTACCATGATATTGATTTCCCTGCACAAGTTGGCGATCAGTTATTTTTTAGTAATATTGCTGATGATAATAAATTATATGTACTTAATATGAAAACAGGCGATACAAAGCGTGTTACAAATTCACGTGCGCAATATATTGTTTACTCGGATGGTTGGCTCTATTTTAGTAATTATTCTAAAGGGGCATACTTAACGAAGATTCGTCCTGATGGAAGTGGGGAGCAGCTACTAAATAGGGAAGATACAAAGGATTTATTTGTAAAGGATGGCTATCTTTATTTTACAACAAATGAATTAAAGAAAATGGCACTATAAGCAACAGAAAAGGGCATGACTGGTTAACAGCCATATGCCCTTTTTGTACGTTCAATTAAATAAGTGATCGGCTGATGTTGGCATAAAGCGATAGTAATATGCGGATACATAGATGTTATTTGGGCTGTAAATGTTTTGAAAATCAATGGGTTATGTTTGATAGCACCACCATTACAATAAAGTGTGAAGGGTCCACTTTGATAATCAATTTTTTTCAAAACGGCATTTGCTAGCAGTGCCAATTCATAAGCTGCTTGCTGTGATATTTCAATCGCACAGCTATCATTTTGTACTACTGCCTCTGCAACAAAGGCACCCATTTTAGCAAGCTGTGCATTTGTATAAGAAGGATGAAATAGCCATGCGGCAAGCTCTGTTACATCTTGAATACCGAGGGCATGATAGACAGCATCCTTTAAAATAGTTGGCTTGCCACGACCATCCTCCATTTTAAAAATGGCTCGTATGACCTCCTGCCCTAACCAATACCCGCTACCCTCATCACCAGCTCGATGCCCCCAGCCTCCTGCACGGACAATTTGGTTGCCATCGTAGGCATAGGCAATGGCTCCTGTCCCAGCAATTAGTAAAGCTCCTGCTTGTCCAGCTGTGACACCTAATAGGGTAGCTTCGGCATCGTTTTCAATAATAAGGGTATCAATATGTAGCTGTGTAGCAGATAATGCCTTTTGAACGATTGCTGTTACCATTTTATGATCTTTTGGGGAGTCAATCCCCGCTAATGCAAAGGTAGCCACAGCAATATGCTTAGAGGAATGCTTTTGCAAAAAGGCTTCGACGGTTGCTAAAAGCTCTTGTAATATTGCTGTAGCTGCTTCAACACCAATTGCTTGATAATTAGAGCCCCTAGTTGATGTTGTATATTGAATAGCACCAGAATCAGCATCTACAACGGCACACGCTGTTTTTGTTGCACCACCATCAATTATCAACAGCCATTTTGTCATTGATTCCATTCCTCGATAAATGTTGTTAATTGCTTTTCAGCTTCGATAATGGCGTTTTCCTTTAAACGAATCCATTCATAAAGATGGTGCGTATTTAATTTCGAGCGCTCAAGGGTTGCCTTCATTGTGGCTGGGGCAGGGCCACCTAATACTGTTCGAACACCGACAAAAGATTCTGGTTTTAAAATTTTATAAAAGTCCTCTTCCGAAAGCTTCAATTCCTTGCCTGTAATCAATTTAGATTGTGTATTTGCCAGTCCCCATGTAAGGCTTGCAAGCGACTCCTCACCATGAGCGAGTAAAACTTTAATACATTTACTAACAATGCTATGTGCTTGGCGGAATGAAATCCCCTCTGAGCGCACTAATGTATCAGCAAGCTCGGTAACATTGGCAAAGCTATTTTCTGCACGATCCCTTAATTTTTTCTTATTTACATCCATTGTGACAACAAGAGAGCCAAATAGCTTATAAATACCGATTAGACGGTCAATAGCACGCCATAAATAAGGCTGCATATCATCCTCCGTATCTACAATATCCCCGAACGGTGTATTATGCACCATTTGTAATACAGTATTTGCATCACCCACAACGGCGGATAACAGCGAACGTGTATGCTCTATTGACACTGGATTACGCTTTTGAGGCATAATCGAGCTTATTTGTACATAAGGACTTGCTAGTGTAAAAGCATTAAATTCCTGAGTAGCCCATAATAAGAAATCCTGAGATGTACGACCGAGGTTTAGTGCAGCGAGCTGTACAATACTAGCTGTTTCTGCAATATAATCTGCACCTGCTACAGCATCCCATGCATTTTCAATAATATCATCGAACGCTAGCAAATCACGCATACGCTCTCTGCTAATATTAAAGCCTGTTGTTGTTAAAGCAGCAGCACCCATACTACTGCGGTTAACTGTTTTGTAGGCATGTTGCATCCGTTCAAAATCACGCTCAAGCTGGTCGATAACAGCCTTTAAATAATGAGCAAAGGTTGTTGGCTGAGCCTGCTGCGTATGCGTATAGCCAATCATAATCGTATCAATATGCTCCTCTGCAGCAGCAATAAGATCATCACGTAATTTCAGCAATTCGTGCATTAATAATAATAATTTTTTTCTCAGTGTCATGCGATAGATGGCGATGCCCATATCATTACGGCTTCTTCCAATATGAAGATTTCCAGCAACATCACCAGCAAGCTCGATTAATTTATTTTCAATACGGAAAAATAAATCTTCATATTGGGGGTTGTAATCCTCTAAACGATAATAATTTAAGTCTAATTTTTTTAGAGCAATCCCAATTTGTTTTGCTTCATCTGCTGTCACAAGTCCTTGTTCTTCTAGCATTTTTAAATGAGCGATATTAACTTGTAGCATAATTGTTAAAAAGTTTTTCTTAGCTTCATCATAAGCTGGCTGTAAAACAATTTTACGATAGATGTTAGACGGGAATATCATCCCATCCTCCTGCTGTGTTTTGTTGCGAAAATCTTCAAACATTGTAATGGCCTCCTAACAGATTAGCAGTTATATGGCTGAGCCAGCACTGCCTTTCGATAATTTTTCAGAAATAATAAGGACAACTAAAATTAAGCAAATTTGTAAAACACCATAAGCACAGGCGGTTCCAAATTTGAATGCGTATAGTTTTTGAAATATTGCGACAGATAATGGGATAGTAGATGTACTATAAATTAAAATGGATGCAACAAACTCACCAAAGCTTTGAACAAGTGCTAATAATGTCCCTGCTAATATCCCAGTAAATGTTAAGGGCACAACAATACGTCTAAATGTATACCACCAAGTAGCACCTAAGCCGCGGGATGCTTCCTCAATGGATTGATCGAGCTGGACAAGCGAAGCGGCGGTCGATCGAAAAACAAGTGGTAAATGTCTAATAAAATAAGCTAATGGCAAAATCCAAAACGTTCCAATTAGTACTTGGTTAAAGGCAAAAATGTTTTCTGTGCTAAAGGCAGCAATTAAATTCACTGCAACAACTGTCCCTGGTAATGCCCATGGCACCATAATTAAAATATCAAGCACTGTTTTACCTTTAAAGTTTAAGCGCACCATTGCATAGGCAGCCGCAACACCGAAAAGTATATTACCGATTGTCGCGATAACCCCCATCTGAATTGAGTTCCAAATAGGACGCCATGTGCGCTCATCCGTAAAGAGTGCGATATAATGATCAAATGTGTAATCGGTAGGAAGAATTTGTGTCTTCCAAGCACCATCGACAGAAAAGGAGATGAGTATTAATACTAATATTGGTAATAGTAACATGAATGTACCAATAAAGGAGGAAATTGTTGCAAAAATTTTCATTCCTTTAGAGGAAACTTCTGAGCGATGGACACTAATTCCTTTACTAAGGTTTTGATAGTTACGTCGATTTTGATACCAGCGCATTATGATTAAAAATGTAATGGATACAAAGGATAGGATCATCGACTGTGTTGCTGCCATTTCCAAATTTCCATTTGTTCGTGATAAATAAATTTGCATTGTCATCGTACGCTCAACACCAAACATTAAGGGTGCGGTATACGAAGCCATTGAAATCATAAATACTAATAGAGAAGATGCGACAATGGACGGGGTCAGCATTGGTAAAATAACCTTTGTCCATACGCGAATACGCCCCGCACCTAAACTTGTTGCAGCTTCTTCTAAAGCAGGGTCAAGCCCCTTAATTGCAGCAGAAGCGGTTAAATAGAAATAGGTATACATTGTAAAGGTGTGAACAACAATAACGCCCCAAATCCCTTTTAAGGAAAATGGTACATGGTCTAAACCAAATAACTGCTGAAAGAAACGTGGGAAAATACCGCTATCTCCATATAAAAATGAAAAGGACAGTACACCTACAAGGGGAGGGAGCGCCATAGGGACTAATACTAAAATAGAAAGTATTCGCCTTCCCGGGAAATTATAGCGTTCAAGTAGAAACGCCATCGTTACGCCAACAATGGCACAACTTATAACACTAATAATAGATATATAAACACTGGTCCATAAAGCCTCTAAATTTGCTGGACTTGCAATATCAAAAAACTTTTTATAATGAAAGAATGGCTCATCACCAGCAAAGCTTTGGATAAAGGTTTGATAGAAAGGATAAACGACATAGGCGAACAGCACTAAAAATAATGGTGCTATTAAAATATACACAAACCAATTGGAATAAAAAATCCGTGTCCATCTACTTTCGCTAGAGGCATTGGCAGACTGTTTTTCCATACTGGCTTCCTCCTATTCCCCTAAAAAATACAGTGAATCATAAGCAATATTGATAGTTATATCTTCACCGATATTTTTTATTTGGTCATAAGAATGAATAATCATTACTTTAAGTGAGAACGCCGTAAAATCTACAATATAATTAACACTTATCCCAGTAAACTCTACAAAGGTAATTTTCCCTGTTAGTGTGTTATCACCAGTTCCTAAATAGATGGATTCTGGACGAATCGAAATAAATACCTTGTTTCCAATCATATGCGTTAAAGCTGGAGAGCTTTGTTGTTTTCGCCCAGTGAAAACAAGTCCGTTTGCTGTGGTAACTTGTATATCCTCATCATCGATTGCCTTAATTGTACCTTCAATTAAATTTGTTTCACCAATGAAATTAGCAACAAAGCGATTGATAGGTCGATGATAAATTTCCTGAGGTGTGCCAATTTGCTTAATATCGCCATTTTCCATCACCATAATACGATCTGACATTGACATGGCCTCCATTTGGTCATGAGTAACATAAATCGTAGTAATACCTAGCTCAGCTTGGATACGTTTGATTTCAACACGTGTTTCCTCACGTAGCTTTGCATCTAAGTTGGATAAAGGCTCATCAAGCAATAAAATATCTGGCTCAATCACTAAAGCTCTTGCTAAGGCTACTCGCTGCTGTTGACCACCAGAAAGCTCATTAATTTTTCGCTTACCGTAATCGGCTAGATGTACTTGTCCTCTAATACGGTCAACCTTGTGCTGAATCTCTGCCTTTGAAAGTTTGCGTACTTGTAAGCCAAATGCAATATTCTCATCAACAGTCATATGCGGGAAAAGGGCATAATTTTGAAATACCATACCGATATTGCGTTTATTTGGCGGAAGTCGTGTAACATCGCGCGTATCAAAAAGAATTTTTCCATTGGTAGGGTAGTAAAAGCCAGCAATCATTCGTAAGGTCGTTGTTTTTCCACAGCCGCTAGGACCAAGAAATGTAAAGAACTCGCCTGCCTTTATCTCAAGATTTAAATTTTTTACACCATATACCTGACCAAATTGCTTAGAAACATTGTCGATATTGACACTTTTCAATCATAAGCTCCTCTCCAACAAAGAATTAGGGGATGATACAGAAAGGTAAAAATTCGCTAACAAAGCCGAATTTTTACCGAATTGCTTATTTCCCGCGTCCTTTAATATTGTTATCCCAATATTCCATCCACTTAGTTTCTTTGTCGGACATTTGCTGCCAATCAATATCAAATGTTGTTAAATTTAATTCCTGATACCATTCTGGCATGGAAGACTTATCAATATCAGAACGTGTTGGAATTTGATAATAATCATTTGCTAGTTGTGTTACCATGTCTTTTTCAAATAAAAACTCTACAAATAGCTGCGCATTCTCAAGGTTTTTCGCATTGTTTACAACTGCTACACCATCAACTAAAATAGGTGCACCACTTTTAGGGTAAATATAATCAAAAGGATAATCTGTTGTATATTTCTTTAATAAAATATCTTGCAGGTTCCATAACGATACACTGCCTTCCTGACGTGTAAGCTTTAAGTACAATGCATTAGGGTCTTGTGTATATTCCTTTGTATTGGCATCTAATTGCAGTAGCCAATCATAGCCCTTTTCAGGAGAATTAGCATCTTGTCGTACAATCATTGAGGAGTAAATTGTTCGCATTGTCCCTGATGCAAGCACGCCACGGATTAAAATTTGATCCTTCCACTTAGGGTCAAGCAGCTCATCCCAATCCTGTGGTCCCGTTTCCTTTGTGAGTACATCGCTATTAATCATAATCACCTCAGGCAGCAACATTTCCCCAAACCAGCGTCCAGCGGCATCTTTATGGTCAGGCTCGATAGCGTCGATAAAACTAGGCTGCCAGCTGTGCAATAAATCCTCATTTGCCCCAACAATTAAAGCAGATTGTGTACCACCCCACCAAAAGTCAGCCTGTGGATTAGCCTTTTCACCACGTAAGCGTTCTAAAATTTGCTGAGCGCCCATTGTTAAATACTCTACTTCAATGTCTGGATACTTTTCATTAAACTGAGCGATCACCTTTTGCACCATTTCCTCGTCACGCCCCGTGTAGATGACGAGCTTGCCAGAAGGTGTTGTAGCTGCTACCTCTTTTTTGTCATTATTTGTAGAATTTTTACTATCATTCGAACTACAGGCAGCCACCAGCATAAGCATCAACACAAGGAAAAAACTAAGAAGGCGTATTTTTTTCATTATATTCCCCTTTCTTAAAGTAAGGTACTTGCATATTGCAGTATAATACGAAGGGAGAATATTAATGTTAGAATTATTAAAAAAATTACATTCAACTTCATCATAACGAAGGCTATTATCGTTAGCAACGACATTTCAGTAAAATTCAAAAAAGCTCCTTAAAAAGGATTTTTCCATTTTTAAGGAGCTTTTTATTATTCGTTAATGTGCCTCTAATAAATTATTTTTTTGTCGACGTTGGGCAACAATTGTCGGTAGCATCATGCCTACAAGTACAAAAACAATCCCAATAATTTGTAAAATTGTTAAAGGCTCATGTAGCACAATAACCGAAACTGTAACTGCCACTGGCAATTCAATGGCACTTAGAATCGATGCAAGAGCGCCACCAATTTTAGGGATAGCAATAGAGAATAAATAAATCGGCAAAATAATACCGAACAGACCTAGTGCTAGTCCAAATTTCCATAAGCCATGAATAAATAATTGACCATTCCAAATAATTTCAGGGCTAAGGAAAATACTAATCATAATCAGAGCGACAAAGGAAACAATTAGCACCCTTGATGTTGTTGTGACACCCTCTACAGGTCGAGAGTTAAATTGAATAAAGCAAGCAAAGGTTACAGCAGCCGCAAAGCCAAATAGCCAGCCTTGGAGCGGAATGCCGCTTAAGTCTACATTTAAAACACCTGCCGCTAAAATAGTGCCTGCAAATAAAATAATAAGAGAAATGACCTCAGCTCGGCTTGGCCATCTTCTATGTAGCGCACAGTCGATTAGTAGACCAATCCATGTAAATTGAAACAGCATTACCACTGCAAGAGATGCAGGTAAATATTTCAATGATTCACCATAAACAATGCCTGTTGTTCCAGTAAAAATACCTGACCAAATTAAAATCAATAAGCCACTTTTAGAGGGCCTTGGTAACTGTCTTTGTGTCACAATAAAAATAAACACAATCAGCATAAAGCCAATAATATATTGACTTGATACAGCCTCTGCTGATGTAAAGCCATGCTGCATAGCTACTTTAATAATGGTTGATAAAATACCATAGCTACTAGAGGCAATGACAATCAAAAGAGGATAAATAAAATTTGTTTTCATAGATTTATGTTGTCACTTTCTAAAACTGTTTCACCATATGATGAAAAGGTTCATCAATAATGAACCATGGCTCTGTAATGACAAAGCCTAATCGTTCATAAAGACGGCGAGCATCTTCTTTTTCGATTTCAACATTTAATGATAGCTTTGTATAGCCTCGTTGCTTTGTTAGCTCCTCTGCAAATTGCAATAATAATGTACCAATACCTTTCCCGCGCGCTGCTGGTGCTACACAAACTGTATCAATATAGGCTTCATCCTCATGAGCCTCACGATCAATTACAATGGATGGAGCATTTTTTGCTGCTAGCCATTGCACAAGCTTAGCGTCCATTTCAATGGCATGTGCACCATAATAATAAACAAGAATTCCTAATATTTGTTCATCTTCAGTAGCAACAAAGGTATTTAAGTATGAGTGTCGATTGTCCTCACGTTGAAAAAGAATTGTTAGTTCCCGTATAACAGCTTCCGCTGATTGCTCGCCAGTTAAGCGATTAGCAATATCGCCAATGGCATCGATAATTAAAGGCACAACGGCATGGGCATCTTGTGGTTGCGCTTGTCGAATTGTAATAGTCATCTTGAACATCCCTACCTTCCTATAGGCAAGTATAACAAAGATAGAGGATGACTCAAGTTTTCCAGCTTGTTATAAAAAAATGCCAAAAGTAAAAACCTTTATAGAATGACAATTTTCGTGGTAATCTATAATGACTAGACTTTCAGGAGGCCAATCATGACAAAGCAAGATAAGGAATTTATATTAGTCTATGGAGATGCTTTTATTGACTATATTGCTGATGATGTTACAAATACATCATTTACTAAATATATGGGAGGTGCAACCGTAAATGTTGCAGCAGGAATTAGCCGCATTGGTGCGCCTTCCGCATTAATTACCATTACAGGAGATGACGAAGGCTCACAATTTGTGCGCGATGGACTTGCACAAGAGGGTGTAAAGCTAGATTATGCCGTATTTCATCCAGCTAAGCGTGTTAGTGGGGTTTATGTGCATTTAACAGAGGCATGTGAGCGTATTTTTAAAGATTATGTGGATGAAACACCAGATTTACAAGTTGAATCAACACAATTAAATGAAGAGGCCTTTAAGCATGCCTCTGCTTTAACAGTATGCTCAGGCACAATGTTCCATCCAACAGCACTTGCTACAACACAAGCTGCTGTAGACATGGCTAAGGATAAGGGAGCGATTATTGCAATGGATGCCAATATTCGCCCGTTACGCTGGAGCAGCGAGGAAATTTGCCGCGAAACGGTGACATCATTTTTTGAGGATGTCGATATTCTAAAGGTTACGGATGATGAATTATTTTTCTTAACAGAAACAACTAGCTTAGAGGAAGGTATTGCTCAGTTAAGCAGCTATTTAGTGCCTATTATTTTAGTAACAGTAGGGGAAAATGGCACATATGCCGTGCTAAATGGTGAGGTTATCCATGTGCCAACAGAAAAAGTAGTGCCTGTAGATACAACAGGCGCTGGAGATGCATTTATGGCAGGGGTATTACGCGATATTCACTATAACGGTTTACCTACAACAAAAGAGGAGCTTGTGCGTTGTACAAGCTTTGGCAATAAATTAGGTGCTTTAGCGGCGACAAAAGCAGGTGCATTGACGGCACTACCATACTATCAAGATATTAAGCATTTACTAAAATAACCTTAGAGGTGTATAAAAATGGAGAAAAACTATGATGTTTTAGTAAAAGACAAAATATTTTTTGGCGGTGCAAAAGATGCAGAAGCAGCCTTCGAACAAGAAGCCGTTGATATTGTAATAGATGTACGTGTTAACGGACTGTCATCACAGGAGCAAGAGGTAGCTTCTTATTCTTACAAGCATCTACCTATTGCGGATGAGGATATCGCTGTTGCCTCTTCGATTGAAAAAGTCGCGAAGGAAATTGCTTCAGCCTATAAAGAAGGACAGAAGGTATATATTCATTGTGGAAGTGGTGGGGGACGTGCAGGCGTAGCAGCAACAGCTACATTAATAGAGCTAGGAATGGCACAGTCATTAGAGGAAGCAGGGGCCGCAGTCAAGAAAGCCCGCCCACAAGTAACAATTCGCCCAAAAATGGAGAAAGCTTTACAGGAATTGTATAAATAGACAATAAGATGTGCCAGTCAATGGTGCATCTTTTTTATCTTGGTTCAGCAAATTATTTTTGTATCAAAAGCGAAGCATCA is part of the Lysinibacillus sp. FSL K6-0232 genome and harbors:
- a CDS encoding carbohydrate kinase family protein gives rise to the protein MTKQDKEFILVYGDAFIDYIADDVTNTSFTKYMGGATVNVAAGISRIGAPSALITITGDDEGSQFVRDGLAQEGVKLDYAVFHPAKRVSGVYVHLTEACERIFKDYVDETPDLQVESTQLNEEAFKHASALTVCSGTMFHPTALATTQAAVDMAKDKGAIIAMDANIRPLRWSSEEICRETVTSFFEDVDILKVTDDELFFLTETTSLEEGIAQLSSYLVPIILVTVGENGTYAVLNGEVIHVPTEKVVPVDTTGAGDAFMAGVLRDIHYNGLPTTKEELVRCTSFGNKLGALAATKAGALTALPYYQDIKHLLK
- a CDS encoding ABC transporter permease — encoded protein: MEKQSANASSESRWTRIFYSNWFVYILIAPLFLVLFAYVVYPFYQTFIQSFAGDEPFFHYKKFFDIASPANLEALWTSVYISIISVISCAIVGVTMAFLLERYNFPGRRILSILVLVPMALPPLVGVLSFSFLYGDSGIFPRFFQQLFGLDHVPFSLKGIWGVIVVHTFTMYTYFYLTASAAIKGLDPALEEAATSLGAGRIRVWTKVILPMLTPSIVASSLLVFMISMASYTAPLMFGVERTMTMQIYLSRTNGNLEMAATQSMILSFVSITFLIIMRWYQNRRNYQNLSKGISVHRSEVSSKGMKIFATISSFIGTFMLLLPILVLILISFSVDGAWKTQILPTDYTFDHYIALFTDERTWRPIWNSIQMGVIATIGNILFGVAAAYAMVRLNFKGKTVLDILIMVPWALPGTVVAVNLIAAFSTENIFAFNQVLIGTFWILPLAYFIRHLPLVFRSTAASLVQLDQSIEEASRGLGATWWYTFRRIVVPLTFTGILAGTLLALVQSFGEFVASILIYSTSTIPLSVAIFQKLYAFKFGTACAYGVLQICLILVVLIISEKLSKGSAGSAI
- the argH gene encoding argininosuccinate lyase, with translation MFEDFRNKTQQEDGMIFPSNIYRKIVLQPAYDEAKKNFLTIMLQVNIAHLKMLEEQGLVTADEAKQIGIALKKLDLNYYRLEDYNPQYEDLFFRIENKLIELAGDVAGNLHIGRSRNDMGIAIYRMTLRKKLLLLMHELLKLRDDLIAAAEEHIDTIMIGYTHTQQAQPTTFAHYLKAVIDQLERDFERMQHAYKTVNRSSMGAAALTTTGFNISRERMRDLLAFDDIIENAWDAVAGADYIAETASIVQLAALNLGRTSQDFLLWATQEFNAFTLASPYVQISSIMPQKRNPVSIEHTRSLLSAVVGDANTVLQMVHNTPFGDIVDTEDDMQPYLWRAIDRLIGIYKLFGSLVVTMDVNKKKLRDRAENSFANVTELADTLVRSEGISFRQAHSIVSKCIKVLLAHGEESLASLTWGLANTQSKLITGKELKLSEEDFYKILKPESFVGVRTVLGGPAPATMKATLERSKLNTHHLYEWIRLKENAIIEAEKQLTTFIEEWNQ
- a CDS encoding N-acetylglucosamine kinase, which codes for MTKWLLIIDGGATKTACAVVDADSGAIQYTTSTRGSNYQAIGVEAATAILQELLATVEAFLQKHSSKHIAVATFALAGIDSPKDHKMVTAIVQKALSATQLHIDTLIIENDAEATLLGVTAGQAGALLIAGTGAIAYAYDGNQIVRAGGWGHRAGDEGSGYWLGQEVIRAIFKMEDGRGKPTILKDAVYHALGIQDVTELAAWLFHPSYTNAQLAKMGAFVAEAVVQNDSCAIEISQQAAYELALLANAVLKKIDYQSGPFTLYCNGGAIKHNPLIFKTFTAQITSMYPHITIALCQHQPITYLIERTKRAYGC
- a CDS encoding EamA family transporter produces the protein MKTNFIYPLLIVIASSSYGILSTIIKVAMQHGFTSAEAVSSQYIIGFMLIVFIFIVTQRQLPRPSKSGLLILIWSGIFTGTTGIVYGESLKYLPASLAVVMLFQFTWIGLLIDCALHRRWPSRAEVISLIILFAGTILAAGVLNVDLSGIPLQGWLFGFAAAVTFACFIQFNSRPVEGVTTTSRVLIVSFVALIMISIFLSPEIIWNGQLFIHGLWKFGLALGLFGIILPIYLFSIAIPKIGGALASILSAIELPVAVTVSVIVLHEPLTILQIIGIVFVLVGMMLPTIVAQRRQKNNLLEAH
- a CDS encoding ABC transporter ATP-binding protein; amino-acid sequence: MKSVNIDNVSKQFGQVYGVKNLNLEIKAGEFFTFLGPSGCGKTTTLRMIAGFYYPTNGKILFDTRDVTRLPPNKRNIGMVFQNYALFPHMTVDENIAFGLQVRKLSKAEIQHKVDRIRGQVHLADYGKRKINELSGGQQQRVALARALVIEPDILLLDEPLSNLDAKLREETRVEIKRIQAELGITTIYVTHDQMEAMSMSDRIMVMENGDIKQIGTPQEIYHRPINRFVANFIGETNLIEGTIKAIDDEDIQVTTANGLVFTGRKQQSSPALTHMIGNKVFISIRPESIYLGTGDNTLTGKITFVEFTGISVNYIVDFTAFSLKVMIIHSYDQIKNIGEDITINIAYDSLYFLGE
- a CDS encoding protein-tyrosine phosphatase family protein, which translates into the protein MEKNYDVLVKDKIFFGGAKDAEAAFEQEAVDIVIDVRVNGLSSQEQEVASYSYKHLPIADEDIAVASSIEKVAKEIASAYKEGQKVYIHCGSGGGRAGVAATATLIELGMAQSLEEAGAAVKKARPQVTIRPKMEKALQELYK
- a CDS encoding GNAT family N-acetyltransferase, whose translation is MTITIRQAQPQDAHAVVPLIIDAIGDIANRLTGEQSAEAVIRELTILFQREDNRHSYLNTFVATEDEQILGILVYYYGAHAIEMDAKLVQWLAAKNAPSIVIDREAHEDEAYIDTVCVAPAARGKGIGTLLLQFAEELTKQRGYTKLSLNVEIEKEDARRLYERLGFVITEPWFIIDEPFHHMVKQF
- a CDS encoding extracellular solute-binding protein; its protein translation is MKKIRLLSFFLVLMLMLVAACSSNDSKNSTNNDKKEVAATTPSGKLVIYTGRDEEMVQKVIAQFNEKYPDIEVEYLTMGAQQILERLRGEKANPQADFWWGGTQSALIVGANEDLLHSWQPSFIDAIEPDHKDAAGRWFGEMLLPEVIMINSDVLTKETGPQDWDELLDPKWKDQILIRGVLASGTMRTIYSSMIVRQDANSPEKGYDWLLQLDANTKEYTQDPNALYLKLTRQEGSVSLWNLQDILLKKYTTDYPFDYIYPKSGAPILVDGVAVVNNAKNLENAQLFVEFLFEKDMVTQLANDYYQIPTRSDIDKSSMPEWYQELNLTTFDIDWQQMSDKETKWMEYWDNNIKGRGK